In the Sedimentisphaera cyanobacteriorum genome, ACCCTAAGGTTAGAGGCAATTGGCGGCATTTGTCAGGTTGACAATTTTTCATTAGGTTTCACAGGCCAAGCCTACGGCGGTTCTTACCAGCAGCAGCCGGGAACAACCGGCATTGATGTTGACCTTAGCTGGATGGCCGGCACGGATTATATGAACCCGGGTTCGGGAAATGATGTAAATCCGGCAATAGTCGATCAGTACGTTTATGTATCAAACGCGCCAGACGCAGAGCCGAATTTTGTAGGCGCTGTTGGTGCAGACCCGGGGCAGGTTCCCGAAAGCACCTATCAGGTTACAGGTCTGGGATACGACACTGAATACCAGTGGCAGATTGTTGAGGTTCTCGATACCGCGGTTGACCCGCTGCCTGACATAGGCGACGGGGTAAACGAGCTGCAGAACGCTTCTGTACCGGAGGCTTACATCCCGAGCGAAAAGTGGAGCTTTGTTACTATGAGCGATGAGCCTGTATTTGAATCAATTTCTTCCAGCCCAGACTTCCCTGCAGCGGGAGATGATGTTACTGTATCGGCGGTTATTGAAAGCGCGTCTTCTGTGCTGGCTTCTGATATAAACTGGAGCTTTGGCGGGGTGCCGATTTCAGAATCTACATTTACAGACAATCAGGACGGGACATACACCACTTCTATAACAGTTGAAGATGTTTCTCTTGCTGATTCAGGTGAATACACTTGCTCAATAACAGGATTCTCACAGATAAGCAAAGCGCTTAATATCAAGAGGATGCTCGCACACTGGAAAATGGACAATGACCCTGCCAACTGGGACGGAACTTACCTGCTCGACGTATGTATGGAAGACCCGGTCGCATACAATGCAGACCCGAACGACTATTTCAGCTTTGTTGACGGAGCCATCCCGGCCCAGACTAATCAGGGCATTACATGGAACGGACAAGTTGGCGGTGCTGATGTGCCCGGGCTTAATCCGCTTTCAGAAGAAGGCGATATGACTATTACCGGATGGGTTTACTACGAAGGAAACACTAACGGCTGGGGCGTAGTTGCAGCTCAGAAAATAAGTAATGATGTAGGAGACTACTGGAGAATCGCTGTACAGCCAACAAGAGAACTGAGTGTTGGAGGACCTGGCGGGTCTGCAGTCAGCAGCGGAACATTGCCGCTGGATGATTGGTGCTTTATAGCTGCTGTTTACGACAGCACCGAAAGCGGTATAGAGTGTTCAGCTTATATTATCCCCACTGACGGGTCTGAAATGAGCGTAGATACAGACAGTGGCGGTGTAGGCGATGTTGAAGAAACTCCTGTTTTCTCTATTGGAAGAACTTCCAATGCTTATGAAACGCCTGCTAATATGTTCGGCAAGATAGATGATATGAGGGTGTTCAATTATGCTCTCAGCGAAGAAGAGATTGCACAGCAGTTCTACGATGCTTCAAATAATATCATCTGCGATCCTGACAGCGCAAATCCAAATGATGTTGCCGGCCCTGATGGGCTCGGCCCAGACTGCAGCGTGGATATGTATGATTTCGCAGCAATGGCTGAAAGCTGGCTGAACTGCTCGCTTGTCCCTGCAGAAGTCTGCGATATGTAATTACTTGGCTCAAAAGAGCATAATTTGAGATTACTTTTTTAATTTTTACACGAGGTTTAACTATGAAACGATTATTTTTAATATTAATTTTAACTGCATTGCCCGCAGCAGTTTTTGCCTTTGCACCAAATAATGAACTCATAACACACAACGGTTTTGAGGAGCCATTCGTCGATGGCGGCGGTGTATGGGTAGATATCGTAGGCTGGGATGATAAAAACGGCACAGGCCCGCTTGACTCCAAGCTTAACGATGACAAGATCCCAGGCGCCGAGTACGACAATCAGGTGCTTAGGCTTAAGCCTAATTTCTTTACATCCCAAGACACAGGCGCATCCTGGCAGTACGGAGATCAGCTTGTGCTGAGCTTTAACGGGATTGAAGCCCGCTGGAAAGCTGGCAGTCTTGGCAATGAGTTCGATGCGCTTATCGTGGACACAGAAAACTACGATCTGGTAACAGGAGACGGAACTCTATGGAGCCAGAGAATGAACCTTGACGGCGCAAATGATAAAGTCTCCAATGCACCGGACTGGCTTGATAAGCAGACTTTCTCCTACAAGATTGACACCACCCAGTTCCCTCAGGAATATGAAGGCGGAGAGCTTACTCTGAGACTGCAGGCAATCGGCGGTATTTGTCAGGTTGATAATTTTTCATTGTCTCTAACAGGCGCGGCCTACGGCGGTTCATCTACTCAGCAGCCGGGCGCAACCGGCATCGATGTTGACCTGAACTGGATGGCCGGCACGGATTATATGAATCCTGGCTCAGGCAATGATGTAAATCCGGCAATCGTCGATCAGTACGTTTATGTATCAAATGCGCCAGGCGCAGAGCCGAATTTTGTAGGCGCTGTCGGTGCAGCCCCGGGACAGGTTGCTGAAAGCACCTATCAGGCTGCAGGCCTCGGCTATGACACTGAATATGAGTGGCAGATTGTTGAGGTTCTCGATACCGCGGTTGACCCGCTGCCTGAGATAGGCGACGGGGTAAACGAGCTGCAGAACGCTTCTGTACCGGAGGCTTACATCCCGAGCGAAAAGTGGAGCTTTGTTACTATGAGCGATGAGCCTGTATTTGAATCAATTTCTTCCAGCCCAGACTTCCCTGCAGCGGGAGATGATGTTACTGTATCGGCGGTTATTGAAAGCGCGTCTTCTGTGCTGGCTTCTGATATAAACTGGAGCTTTGGCGGGATGCCGATTTCAGAATCTACGTTTACAGACAATCAGGACGGAACATACACTACTTCAATAACAGTTGAAGATTTTTCTTCTGCTGATGCAGGCGAATACACCTGTTCAATTACAGGATTCTCTCAGATAAGCAAAGCGCTCAATATCAAGAGGATGCTCGCACACTGGAAGATGGACAGCGACCCTGCAAACTGGGACGGAACTTACCTGCTCGATGTGGGCACCGAAGACCCGTTCGCATACAATGCAGACCCGAACGACTATTTCAGCTTTGTTGACGGGGCAATCCCGAGCAAGACTAATCAGAGCGTTACGTGGGACGGCGCTGTAGGCGGTGCTGATGTACCCGGTCTTAATCCGCTTTCAGAAGAAGGCGATATGACTATCACAGCGTGGGTTTACTACGAAGGAAAAACCAACGGCTGGGGTGTTATTGCAGCTCAGAAAGAGAATAATGAAGACAAGAACTACTGGAGAATCGCTGTTCAGCCAGACGACAGAATCTTGGTTGTCGGCGGAGACAACGGCTCTGTTTATGGAAGCGGGGTATTGCCGCTTGAGGACTGGTGCTTTATAGCAGCTGTTTACGACAGCACAGAAAGCGGTCTTGAGTGCTCTGCTTATGTAATCCCGACTGATGGTTCGGATATCACTGCTGATACAGGCAGTGCCGGACTTGGCGATATAGCAGAACAGCCGATCTTCTCTATCGGAAGAAATTCTCAGCCGGCAGACCCATCAAATATGTTCGGCAGAATAGATGATATGAGGGTGTTCAATTATGCTCTCAGCGAAGAAGAGATTGCCGAGCAGTTCTACGACGCATCGGAAGTTCCAATTTGCATTACAGCAAATGCAAGCCCGGGCGATGTTGCTGGGCCTGATGGAACCGGACCGGACTGCCGAGTGGATATGTATGATTTTGCATCAATGGCGCAAAGCTGGCTTGATTCCACGATTCTTCCGTCTCAAGCAGGCGATATGTAATCTTTAAAACTACAGGGGCGGGCACCTGCCCGCCTCTTCTTTTACTGCAAAATTAACTTTCATTTTAAAAGATTTACCGGAAAATTATCTTTATGAATAAAGATTCTCAAACAGAAGACTTCGTTAATCTGCTGCTCAATTCACAGGGTAGGATTTATGCGTATATCCTCAGCCTTGTCGGAAATCACGACGATGCTGAGGATATAATGCAGGATGCAGTTTCTGTAATGTGGCAGAAGTTCGACAGCTTCGAGAAAGGAACTAGCTTTATCGCATGGGCATTTACGATATCTAAGTATCAGGTGCTCAATTTCAGGAGAACAAAGGCTCGCCACTCTGAGAATCTATTTGCCGACAATGTTTTCGAATTAATTGCAGAGCAGGCCGAAACTGAAAGCTGCGATAATGAAAAAATGGAATGTTTGGGCGAATGCGTGGCGAATTTAAAAGAAAACCATTTCAATATACTGAAAATGAAATACTTTTACGGTCTTTCCGTAAGAGAGATAGGATCAAGAGTCGGGCTCGGCAAAACAGCGGTTTACAAAAGACTTTCGAGGCTTCATGCTTTTCTGAGAGACTGCGTTAAGAGGAGATTGAAGGCGAGGGGCAGGATAGATGGATAAGAAAACTTCAATAGAATTAAATTTCCTGCTTGCCGGCGGCATGGAAGGCGGGCTTACTGATGAGCAGCGAAGCAGACTCAATGAGCTTTTAGAGAGAACCCAAGAATCAAGGAGCTATGCACTTGAGATATACAGGATATCAGCAGGACTTAAAAAATCAGCCAAGGCTGCTGAAGCCTTCAGCCAAAGAGAGAGCCCGGAAGATTTTACGCAGAGATTTATACTCGATAATTCAATAGGCAGCCCCGAGCTTTTAAGGCTTGGAAAAAAAGAGCAGGATAAGCCCGAAGAAACCGAGCCGGATATTTGCGAGTGTGCCGAGCAGAAGAGAAAAGTGAGTATGCCCAATCTTATTTTAGCGGCAAGCTCAGCAGCAGCCCTTATCTTCCTTCTTCTATGGGCAAACCTCGCCCCGGGAAGATTGCCCTCCGAGCAGGTGGGTGTGTTGAGCGAGGCTATGGACACAAGCTGGGCAGAGAAAGCTGAAGTGTTAAATGTTGGTGATGATGTCTTTACAAACTCTGCTGCAATCGCGCTGGATGAAGGCTTTATTGAGATAGAATTGAACAGCGGAGTAAGCTTTACAGCAGAAGGCCCGGCTTCGTTTGAAGTGATTTCTGACGACCAGATTGAGCTTAGCTACGGCGAGTTATATGTTACTGTTCCTAATCAGGCTGTGGGGTTTCAGGTAACAACGGAGAACTCCAAAATTATTGATCTGGGCACTGAATTCGGTGTATCTCAGGAGATTTCCGGCGATACAGAGGTGCATGTAACAAAGGGGAAAACGAGTTTTGTAACAAGGAAATTTGTAAGTACAAACCACATTAATATTAACGAAAAAACAGCGTATTGTTTTGATGTTTCAACAAAAAAAATCCTGGAGGTTAATTTCCGGGAAAACAAATTTGTTAGGGAATTTGATACCGATAAGCGAATTGTATGGAGGGGCGGGCCTATAAAGCTCGCTGATATCGTTGCAGGCGGGAACGGAATGAATAATCTGAACGTTAAAAGAGAAGCCATCAGCCCGGGTACTGGCAAGGTTTCTCAGAGTCTGCTTTTGCGGAACTACGTCAAGGAAAGCATTGAACTAAAAAAAACCCATTTCGCTTTTCATCCGGTAGAGTCTAATCCTTTTGTGGATGGCGTTTTTGTGCCTAAAGGCGGCGAAGAAACCTGTACTGTAAACAGCAAGGGGCATATCTTCCAAGAATGCCCGCCTACAGACGGCAGATACTGGACTTACATTTGCAATATACAATCTTATAATTTAGATTTTCAGGGATGGAAAAAACAACGGGAGCTGAATAATTTCAGAAGGGCTTCCAGACATGCCGGAATTTTTATCCATCCAAACGCCGGCATAACTTTCGACTTGAATAAATTCAGGGAAATAACCGAAGCCGAAAAATTCACTTTCAAATTCAGCACGCTTATCTCAAGCTCCGACAAAACAGATAACGGCAAAGCGGATTTTTGGGTGCTTACAGACGGCGAGCTTCGATACAAGAGGTTAAAAGCTACAG is a window encoding:
- a CDS encoding LamG-like jellyroll fold domain-containing protein, producing the protein MRKLLFVLALAALPAAAFAFAGINELITHNGFEEPYIEGGGVWVDIVGWEDKNVNGPLDSKLNDDTIPGAEFDNQVLRLKPNFYTSQATGASWKAGDQLLLSFNGIEARWKAGSLGNEFDALIVDTANFDQVTGNGILWSERVNLDGANDKVSNAPDWLDKQTFSYKIDTTQFPQEYEGGELTLRLEAIGGICQVDNFSLGFTGQAYGGSYQQQPGTTGIDVDLSWMAGTDYMNPGSGNDVNPAIVDQYVYVSNAPDAEPNFVGAVGADPGQVPESTYQVTGLGYDTEYQWQIVEVLDTAVDPLPDIGDGVNELQNASVPEAYIPSEKWSFVTMSDEPVFESISSSPDFPAAGDDVTVSAVIESASSVLASDINWSFGGVPISESTFTDNQDGTYTTSITVEDVSLADSGEYTCSITGFSQISKALNIKRMLAHWKMDNDPANWDGTYLLDVCMEDPVAYNADPNDYFSFVDGAIPAQTNQGITWNGQVGGADVPGLNPLSEEGDMTITGWVYYEGNTNGWGVVAAQKISNDVGDYWRIAVQPTRELSVGGPGGSAVSSGTLPLDDWCFIAAVYDSTESGIECSAYIIPTDGSEMSVDTDSGGVGDVEETPVFSIGRTSNAYETPANMFGKIDDMRVFNYALSEEEIAQQFYDASNNIICDPDSANPNDVAGPDGLGPDCSVDMYDFAAMAESWLNCSLVPAEVCDM
- a CDS encoding NPCBM/NEW2 domain-containing protein; its protein translation is MDKKTSIELNFLLAGGMEGGLTDEQRSRLNELLERTQESRSYALEIYRISAGLKKSAKAAEAFSQRESPEDFTQRFILDNSIGSPELLRLGKKEQDKPEETEPDICECAEQKRKVSMPNLILAASSAAALIFLLLWANLAPGRLPSEQVGVLSEAMDTSWAEKAEVLNVGDDVFTNSAAIALDEGFIEIELNSGVSFTAEGPASFEVISDDQIELSYGELYVTVPNQAVGFQVTTENSKIIDLGTEFGVSQEISGDTEVHVTKGKTSFVTRKFVSTNHININEKTAYCFDVSTKKILEVNFRENKFVREFDTDKRIVWRGGPIKLADIVAGGNGMNNLNVKREAISPGTGKVSQSLLLRNYVKESIELKKTHFAFHPVESNPFVDGVFVPKGGEETCTVNSKGHIFQECPPTDGRYWTYICNIQSYNLDFQGWKKQRELNNFRRASRHAGIFIHPNAGITFDLNKFREITEAEKFTFKFSTLISSSDKTDNGKADFWVLTDGELRYKRLKATAEMGVENEQIHIDSDTDFLTLVTTGGGNGNGNDRCIFEEPVLIAE
- a CDS encoding LamG-like jellyroll fold domain-containing protein, which codes for MKRLFLILILTALPAAVFAFAPNNELITHNGFEEPFVDGGGVWVDIVGWDDKNGTGPLDSKLNDDKIPGAEYDNQVLRLKPNFFTSQDTGASWQYGDQLVLSFNGIEARWKAGSLGNEFDALIVDTENYDLVTGDGTLWSQRMNLDGANDKVSNAPDWLDKQTFSYKIDTTQFPQEYEGGELTLRLQAIGGICQVDNFSLSLTGAAYGGSSTQQPGATGIDVDLNWMAGTDYMNPGSGNDVNPAIVDQYVYVSNAPGAEPNFVGAVGAAPGQVAESTYQAAGLGYDTEYEWQIVEVLDTAVDPLPEIGDGVNELQNASVPEAYIPSEKWSFVTMSDEPVFESISSSPDFPAAGDDVTVSAVIESASSVLASDINWSFGGMPISESTFTDNQDGTYTTSITVEDFSSADAGEYTCSITGFSQISKALNIKRMLAHWKMDSDPANWDGTYLLDVGTEDPFAYNADPNDYFSFVDGAIPSKTNQSVTWDGAVGGADVPGLNPLSEEGDMTITAWVYYEGKTNGWGVIAAQKENNEDKNYWRIAVQPDDRILVVGGDNGSVYGSGVLPLEDWCFIAAVYDSTESGLECSAYVIPTDGSDITADTGSAGLGDIAEQPIFSIGRNSQPADPSNMFGRIDDMRVFNYALSEEEIAEQFYDASEVPICITANASPGDVAGPDGTGPDCRVDMYDFASMAQSWLDSTILPSQAGDM
- a CDS encoding sigma-70 family RNA polymerase sigma factor; its protein translation is MNKDSQTEDFVNLLLNSQGRIYAYILSLVGNHDDAEDIMQDAVSVMWQKFDSFEKGTSFIAWAFTISKYQVLNFRRTKARHSENLFADNVFELIAEQAETESCDNEKMECLGECVANLKENHFNILKMKYFYGLSVREIGSRVGLGKTAVYKRLSRLHAFLRDCVKRRLKARGRIDG